In Labrys wisconsinensis, a single genomic region encodes these proteins:
- a CDS encoding sensor histidine kinase — MTRSACYSLRRHLVIRLVALQAAALTLLVLVLLGALWGTGHLVKLESEDDIIDAVVDAAGRDAGGGLTLRPTPELAALRVALPDLWFVVRDGEGRQLVEGTVPEPFADLAPALERVGQARLGWNLWDPTRPGARLKRVDTAIGPLQILTGPGGEVPLGRSLRAMAVVFAGVTVPILALMTLATLIATPLVVRRALAGLNQAAAEAARIRPDQRGARLPPDAVPAEVAPFIEAVNAALERLDEGYERRQRFLADAAHELRTPIAILTTRLEALPDGSQRTRLLADAARLANLAEQLLDLQRIDRTARDAAPVDLVRLARQVAADLAPLAIAGGFDLSVEAEVDRVEVLGDAPSLERALTNLVQNAIEHAGDGSIAIRVERDGAVEVVDEGEGVPPAHRRRIFEPFQRLNPRERGAGLGLHLVSEIVRLHRGSIAVLDGPNGGARFRMLLPVHKPENRA; from the coding sequence ATGACCCGCTCCGCCTGCTATTCGCTGCGCCGCCACCTCGTCATCCGCCTGGTCGCGCTCCAGGCGGCGGCGCTGACGCTGCTCGTCCTGGTGCTGCTCGGGGCGCTGTGGGGCACCGGCCACCTCGTCAAGCTGGAATCGGAGGACGACATCATCGATGCGGTGGTCGACGCCGCCGGGCGCGACGCCGGGGGCGGCCTGACGCTCCGCCCCACGCCCGAGCTCGCCGCGCTTCGAGTCGCGCTGCCGGATCTGTGGTTCGTGGTCCGCGACGGCGAGGGGCGCCAGCTCGTCGAGGGGACGGTGCCGGAGCCGTTCGCCGACCTCGCGCCGGCGCTGGAGCGCGTCGGCCAGGCTCGGCTCGGCTGGAACCTCTGGGACCCCACGCGGCCGGGCGCGCGGCTGAAGCGCGTCGACACGGCCATCGGCCCGCTCCAGATCCTGACCGGCCCCGGGGGCGAGGTGCCGCTCGGCCGCTCGCTCCGGGCCATGGCCGTGGTCTTCGCCGGCGTGACCGTGCCGATCCTGGCGCTGATGACGCTGGCCACCCTGATCGCGACGCCGCTGGTGGTGCGCCGCGCGCTCGCCGGGCTGAACCAGGCCGCGGCGGAAGCCGCCCGCATCCGGCCCGACCAGCGCGGGGCCCGCCTGCCGCCCGATGCGGTGCCGGCCGAGGTCGCGCCGTTCATCGAGGCTGTGAACGCGGCGCTCGAGCGGCTGGACGAAGGCTATGAGCGGCGCCAGCGCTTCCTCGCCGACGCCGCGCACGAATTGCGCACCCCGATCGCCATCCTGACCACCCGCCTGGAGGCCTTGCCGGACGGCTCGCAGCGCACGCGCCTCCTCGCCGACGCCGCCCGCCTCGCCAATCTCGCCGAGCAGCTGCTCGATCTGCAGCGCATCGACCGGACGGCGCGCGATGCCGCCCCCGTCGACCTCGTGCGCCTCGCCCGGCAGGTCGCCGCGGACCTCGCGCCGCTCGCCATCGCCGGCGGCTTCGACCTCTCGGTCGAGGCGGAGGTCGATCGCGTCGAGGTGCTCGGCGACGCCCCCTCGCTGGAGCGGGCCCTGACCAACCTCGTCCAGAATGCGATCGAGCACGCCGGCGACGGATCGATCGCCATCCGGGTCGAGCGGGACGGCGCGGTCGAGGTGGTCGACGAGGGCGAGGGCGTCCCGCCCGCGCATCGCCGGCGGATCTTCGAGCCGTTCCAGCGCCTCAACCCGCGCGAGCGGGGCGCGGGCCTCGGCCTGCACCTGGTCAGCGAGATCGTCCGCCTGCATCGCGGCTCGATCGCCGTGCTCGACGGCCCGAACGGCGGCGCGCGCTTTCGGATGTTGCTGCCCGTCCACAAGCCGGAGAACCGCGCATGA
- a CDS encoding MFS transporter encodes MPALSLEQPNALAQTGYWNFWSARVLSTGSFQIVAVVIGWQLYGLTGRAFDLGLLGLSQFLPMLLLTIPAGHIADRYDRRRVVRACQWVEAATAAGLALASVTGTISPAVIFAAAALIGACRTFEMPTMAALLPGVVGPALLPQALALSASAVQTATILGPATGGLLYLAGPGAAYGVVALLYGLASLLVLALRTASLPPPREPVSLATLLSGFGFIRGRPIVLGAISLDMVAVLLGGATALLPIYAHDILHTDALGLGMLRAAPAVGALSTSLVLARRPLRRHVGVKMFIAVVAFGLATIVFGLSTSIPLSLAALVAMGACDVVSVVIRSTLVQLETPDAMRGRVSAVNSMFVGTSNQLGEFESGMTAALFGTVPAVVIGGIGTVLVALAWSRLFPALRRVDTMPGR; translated from the coding sequence ATGCCGGCACTTTCGTTGGAGCAACCGAACGCCCTGGCGCAGACCGGCTATTGGAACTTCTGGTCGGCGCGGGTGCTGTCGACCGGCAGCTTCCAGATCGTCGCGGTGGTGATCGGCTGGCAGCTCTACGGCCTCACCGGGCGGGCCTTCGACCTCGGCCTGCTGGGCCTCAGCCAGTTCCTGCCGATGCTGCTCCTCACCATTCCGGCCGGCCATATCGCCGATCGCTATGACCGGCGCCGCGTCGTGCGCGCCTGCCAGTGGGTCGAGGCTGCGACCGCGGCCGGGCTGGCCCTCGCCTCCGTCACCGGCACGATCTCGCCGGCGGTGATCTTCGCCGCCGCCGCGCTGATCGGCGCCTGCCGCACCTTCGAGATGCCGACCATGGCGGCGCTGCTGCCGGGTGTGGTCGGCCCGGCCCTGCTGCCCCAGGCGCTGGCGCTCTCCGCCTCGGCGGTGCAGACCGCCACCATCCTCGGCCCGGCCACCGGCGGCCTGCTCTACCTCGCCGGGCCGGGTGCCGCCTATGGCGTCGTCGCCCTGCTCTACGGGCTCGCCAGCCTGCTGGTCCTGGCGCTGCGCACCGCCAGCCTGCCGCCGCCGCGCGAGCCGGTGAGCCTCGCCACCCTGCTCTCCGGCTTCGGCTTCATCCGCGGCCGGCCGATCGTCCTCGGCGCCATCTCCCTCGACATGGTGGCGGTGCTGCTCGGCGGCGCCACCGCGCTGCTGCCGATCTATGCGCACGACATCCTGCACACCGATGCGCTCGGCCTCGGCATGCTGCGAGCGGCCCCGGCGGTCGGCGCCCTCTCGACCTCCCTGGTCCTCGCCCGCCGGCCGCTCCGGCGCCATGTCGGCGTCAAGATGTTCATCGCCGTCGTGGCCTTCGGCCTCGCCACCATCGTCTTCGGCCTCTCCACCTCGATCCCGCTCTCGCTCGCCGCCCTGGTCGCCATGGGCGCTTGCGACGTCGTCAGCGTCGTCATCCGCTCCACCCTGGTGCAGCTCGAGACGCCCGACGCGATGCGCGGACGGGTGAGCGCCGTGAACTCGATGTTCGTCGGCACCTCGAACCAGCTCGGCGAGTTCGAATCGGGCATGACCGCCGCGCTGTTCGGCACGGTTCCGGCCGTGGTGATCGGCGGCATCGGCACCGTGCTCGTCGCCCTCGCCTGGTCGCGCCTCTTCCCGGCGCTGCGCCGGGTCGACACCATGCCGGGGCGGTGA
- a CDS encoding GNAT family N-acetyltransferase — protein MIRLAEPEDVPTIETLVCEAFALYLPRMDRPPGPMLDDYAAHVAAGRASVLTRHGRIAGVLILAPEDDHLLLDTVAVSPRFQGKGIGRALVAHAETEARRLGLPEVRLYTNEVMTENLPLYRHLGFVETHRAAENGYRRVFMTKRL, from the coding sequence ATGATCCGCCTAGCCGAGCCCGAGGACGTGCCGACCATCGAGACGCTGGTGTGCGAGGCTTTCGCGCTCTACCTGCCGCGCATGGACCGGCCGCCCGGCCCGATGCTGGACGACTACGCCGCCCATGTCGCGGCCGGCCGGGCCAGCGTGCTCACCCGCCATGGCCGCATCGCCGGCGTGCTGATCCTCGCGCCGGAAGACGACCATCTCCTGCTCGACACCGTCGCCGTCTCGCCGCGCTTCCAGGGCAAGGGCATCGGCCGGGCGCTCGTCGCCCATGCCGAGACCGAGGCGCGCCGGCTCGGCCTGCCGGAGGTGAGGCTCTACACCAACGAGGTGATGACCGAGAACCTGCCGCTCTACCGCCATCTCGGCTTCGTCGAGACGCACCGGGCGGCGGAGAACGGCTACCGGCGGGTGTTCATGACCAAGCGGCTGTGA
- a CDS encoding class I SAM-dependent methyltransferase, protein MAIPLPDSLHFLRAWAAAPGRVGAVAPSGRALAALITSEIGAGTGPVIELGPGTGVFTRALLARGVREEDLTLIEFGADFAELLQSRFAGARVLRLDASRLAEHRLFPDAPVGAVVSGLPLLTMPPRRVMAIMAGSFGYLRPGGAFYQFTYGPRCPIPRAILGRLGLRATLIGRAFRNIPPAAVYRITARPALRRGQGEPRAAEAA, encoded by the coding sequence ATGGCCATCCCTCTTCCCGATTCCCTGCATTTCCTGCGCGCCTGGGCGGCTGCCCCCGGCCGGGTCGGGGCGGTCGCTCCCTCCGGCCGCGCCCTGGCCGCGCTGATCACCAGCGAGATCGGCGCGGGCACCGGCCCGGTGATCGAGCTCGGGCCGGGCACCGGCGTCTTCACCCGGGCCCTGCTGGCGCGCGGCGTGCGCGAAGAGGACCTGACGCTGATCGAGTTCGGCGCCGACTTCGCCGAGCTCCTGCAGTCGCGCTTTGCCGGCGCGCGCGTGCTGCGCCTCGATGCCAGCCGGCTCGCCGAGCACCGCCTCTTTCCCGATGCGCCGGTCGGCGCCGTCGTCAGCGGCCTGCCGCTCCTCACCATGCCGCCGCGCCGGGTCATGGCCATCATGGCCGGGTCCTTCGGCTATCTCAGGCCGGGCGGCGCCTTCTACCAGTTCACGTACGGCCCGCGCTGTCCGATCCCGCGCGCCATCCTCGGCCGCCTCGGCCTCAGGGCGACGCTGATCGGCCGCGCCTTCCGCAACATCCCCCCGGCGGCGGTCTACCGCATCACCGCCCGCCCGGCGCTGCGCCGCGGCCAGGGCGAGCCGCGCGCCGCCGAGGCCGCCTGA
- a CDS encoding aminotransferase-like domain-containing protein, whose protein sequence is MEARTGAVRDGARSALWAQLIRLAPGEGRPLQVQIRRAIVSAISEGRLVAGTRLPSSRDLAAALGVARNTVVLAYQHLVDEAILVSRERGGHFVAVSSRRPGPAPVSRHAAGAPDWTARLKQRPSLARNIVKPADWQGLPYPFVYGQPDLSLFPVNDWRECVRAALGALEIRDWTRDLIDGDDPVLIGEIRKRVLPLRGVWAGEDEVMVTMGAQQALFLIAVLLMERGTVVGMEDPGYPDARNIFASREAMLRLLPLDGDGVMVGGGLAGCDYVYVTPSHQCPTTVTMPMARREALMAAAGDHDVVVIEDDYEIEIPAGRTPLPALKSLDRSGRVLYVGSLSKTLAPGLRLGYVVAPAPLIHELRALRRLMLRHPPANNQRAAALFIALGHHEAHLKRLARAMAERAVAVEAALARHLPWTRRRGDPGASSAWIEAPGRDARDLAGRALAAGVVIEPGDVFFAGADPPAAFFRLGFSSIPVAKIDAGLAALAGAARSASGRPRAG, encoded by the coding sequence ATGGAGGCAAGGACCGGTGCGGTCCGCGACGGTGCGCGCAGCGCCCTGTGGGCGCAGCTGATCCGGCTCGCGCCCGGCGAGGGCCGGCCGCTGCAGGTGCAGATCCGGCGCGCCATCGTCTCGGCGATCAGCGAGGGCAGGCTCGTCGCCGGCACGCGCCTGCCGTCCAGCCGCGACCTCGCCGCGGCGCTGGGCGTGGCCCGCAACACCGTCGTGCTCGCCTACCAGCACCTCGTCGACGAGGCGATCCTGGTCTCGCGCGAGCGCGGCGGCCATTTCGTCGCCGTGTCCTCGCGCCGGCCCGGCCCGGCGCCCGTGTCCAGGCACGCGGCAGGGGCGCCGGACTGGACGGCACGGCTCAAGCAGCGCCCCTCGCTCGCCCGCAACATCGTCAAGCCGGCGGATTGGCAGGGCCTGCCCTACCCCTTCGTCTACGGCCAGCCCGACCTGTCGCTGTTTCCGGTCAACGACTGGCGCGAATGCGTGCGCGCCGCCCTCGGCGCCCTGGAGATCCGCGATTGGACGCGCGACCTCATCGACGGCGACGATCCCGTCCTGATCGGCGAGATCCGCAAGCGCGTGCTGCCGCTGCGCGGCGTCTGGGCCGGCGAGGACGAGGTGATGGTGACGATGGGCGCCCAGCAGGCCCTGTTCCTCATCGCCGTCCTGCTGATGGAGCGCGGCACCGTGGTCGGCATGGAGGATCCCGGCTATCCCGACGCCCGCAACATCTTCGCCTCGCGGGAGGCGATGCTGCGCCTCCTGCCGCTCGACGGCGACGGCGTGATGGTCGGCGGCGGCCTCGCCGGCTGCGACTACGTCTATGTCACGCCGAGCCACCAATGCCCGACGACGGTGACCATGCCGATGGCGCGGCGCGAGGCGCTGATGGCCGCGGCCGGGGATCACGACGTCGTGGTGATCGAGGACGATTACGAGATCGAGATCCCCGCCGGCCGCACGCCGCTGCCGGCGCTGAAGAGCCTCGACCGCTCCGGCCGCGTGCTCTATGTCGGCAGCCTCTCCAAGACGCTCGCCCCGGGCCTGCGGCTCGGCTATGTCGTCGCGCCGGCGCCGTTGATCCACGAGCTGCGCGCCCTGCGCCGGCTGATGCTGCGCCACCCGCCCGCCAACAACCAGCGCGCCGCGGCGCTGTTCATCGCCCTCGGCCACCACGAGGCGCACCTGAAGCGCCTTGCCCGCGCCATGGCCGAGCGCGCCGTGGCGGTCGAGGCGGCGCTCGCACGCCACCTGCCCTGGACGCGCCGGCGCGGCGATCCCGGCGCCAGCAGCGCCTGGATCGAGGCGCCCGGCCGCGACGCGCGCGACCTCGCGGGCCGCGCCCTCGCCGCCGGTGTCGTGATCGAGCCGGGCGACGTGTTCTTCGCCGGCGCCGACCCGCCGGCAGCGTTCTTCCGGCTCGGCTTCTCCTCGATCCCGGTCGCGAAGATCGACGCCGGCCTGGCGGCGCTCGCCGGCGCGGCGCGCTCCGCATCCGGCCGGCCGCGGGCCGGGTGA
- a CDS encoding aminotransferase class III-fold pyridoxal phosphate-dependent enzyme, whose protein sequence is MDGSTAIKARDGTPVAMDNHWMPFTPNRAFRAEPAIVARAEGVHYFDPTGRRILDGSSGLFTTPAGHGRREIAEAVGRQLMELDYTPSFLRGHPRAFELAGRIARLMPPGLDRIFFANSGSEAVDSAMKIALAYHRARGEGQRQIFVSRERAYHGVNFGGVALSGMVNNRRTFGIGLPSAVHMRHTHIPENRFSRGEGEHGADLAEDLARVAATHGGESIAAVFVEPVAGSTGVLVPPKGYLARLREICDRHGILLVFDEVITGFGRTGRAFATQAFGVTPDLITMAKAITNGAQPMSAVAVKRAVCDVVMNAAPEGGVELFHGYTWSAHPAACAAALAALDIYEGELLFERAAQMSAYFLDQLFALRDIPIVTDIRGIGMLGGFDVAPMGNPGQRGHLLQRRLFEEGVHIKTTGDAAIVAPAFVMEAGEIDRMCETFRTVLKAL, encoded by the coding sequence ATGGACGGATCGACGGCGATCAAAGCGCGCGACGGCACGCCGGTCGCGATGGACAATCACTGGATGCCGTTCACGCCCAACCGGGCGTTCCGGGCCGAGCCCGCCATCGTGGCGCGGGCGGAAGGGGTGCATTACTTCGACCCGACGGGCCGCCGGATCCTCGACGGCTCGTCGGGCCTGTTCACCACGCCGGCCGGCCACGGGCGGCGCGAGATCGCCGAGGCGGTCGGCCGGCAACTGATGGAGCTCGACTACACGCCGAGCTTCCTGCGCGGCCATCCCAGGGCCTTCGAGCTCGCCGGCCGCATCGCCCGCCTGATGCCGCCGGGGCTCGACCGCATCTTCTTCGCCAATTCGGGCTCCGAGGCGGTCGACAGCGCCATGAAGATCGCGCTCGCCTATCACCGCGCCCGCGGCGAGGGCCAGCGCCAGATCTTCGTCTCGCGCGAGCGGGCCTATCACGGCGTCAATTTCGGCGGCGTCGCCCTCTCCGGCATGGTCAACAACCGCCGGACCTTCGGCATCGGCCTGCCCAGCGCCGTGCACATGCGCCACACCCATATCCCGGAGAACCGCTTCAGCCGCGGCGAGGGCGAGCACGGCGCCGACCTCGCCGAAGACCTCGCCCGCGTCGCCGCCACCCATGGCGGGGAGAGCATCGCGGCGGTGTTCGTCGAGCCGGTCGCCGGCTCGACCGGCGTGCTGGTGCCGCCGAAGGGCTACCTCGCTCGGCTGCGCGAGATCTGCGACCGGCACGGCATCCTGCTCGTCTTCGACGAGGTGATCACCGGCTTCGGCCGCACCGGCCGCGCCTTCGCGACGCAGGCCTTCGGGGTGACGCCGGACCTGATCACCATGGCCAAGGCCATCACCAACGGCGCCCAGCCGATGTCGGCCGTGGCGGTGAAGCGCGCGGTCTGCGACGTGGTGATGAATGCCGCGCCCGAGGGCGGCGTCGAGCTCTTCCACGGCTACACCTGGTCGGCGCATCCGGCGGCCTGCGCCGCGGCGCTGGCGGCGCTCGACATCTACGAGGGCGAGCTGCTGTTCGAGCGCGCCGCCCAGATGTCGGCCTATTTCCTCGACCAGCTCTTCGCGCTCCGCGACATCCCCATCGTCACCGACATCCGCGGCATCGGCATGCTCGGCGGCTTCGACGTGGCGCCGATGGGCAATCCCGGCCAGCGCGGCCACCTCCTGCAGCGCCGGCTGTTCGAAGAGGGCGTGCACATCAAGACCACCGGGGATGCCGCCATCGTCGCGCCGGCCTTCGTGATGGAGGCGGGCGAGATCGACCGGATGTGCGAGACGTTCCGCACGGTGCTGAAGGCGCTGTGA